The Micromonospora sp. WMMD961 genome has a segment encoding these proteins:
- the cutA gene encoding divalent-cation tolerance protein CutA, with protein sequence MDQICVVTTVVDARSVADVLAAAAVAGRLAACAQVGGQVDSTYWWRSGVETSTEWSVQFKTAPDRLTALVDQIRVSHPYEVPEILVSTVESGDPAYATWVHEHTRP encoded by the coding sequence GTGGACCAGATCTGCGTCGTGACAACGGTGGTGGATGCGCGTTCGGTCGCTGACGTGCTGGCGGCTGCGGCCGTCGCCGGCAGGCTCGCTGCCTGTGCCCAGGTCGGTGGTCAGGTGGACAGCACCTACTGGTGGAGGTCCGGAGTGGAGACCAGCACCGAGTGGTCGGTGCAGTTCAAGACCGCACCGGACCGGCTCACCGCGTTGGTGGACCAGATCCGGGTCAGCCACCCGTACGAGGTGCCGGAGATTCTGGTGTCCACTGTGGAGAGCGGCGACCCGGCGTACGCGACCTGGGTGCACGAGCACACCCGACCCTGA
- a CDS encoding 1-acyl-sn-glycerol-3-phosphate acyltransferase — translation MPLPPRWLRRLLIAPAVVALAFVVVTTLPIWALLAAAASPLVPGRLRPLRLLWIGCVYLVWDAAALIALFLLWVVSGFGWRTRSPAFQRAHYVLAGWFLRVLFWQARWTLRLRIDVAGTDPDTALPGRPEVVLCRHAGPGDSFILIHGLVNWFNREPRIVLKDSLQWDPAIDVLLNRLPNRFIAPTPERGEETVRQIGHLAAGLDDNDAFVIFPEGGNFTPTRRLRAIARLRSLGLERMALRAERMRHVLAPQPGGMLAALDAAPDAGVIFVAHTGLDRMLTVADVWRELPMDKRIVMRFWSVPPEDVPTGRQQRIDWLFDWWAQIDSWIAANR, via the coding sequence ATGCCGCTGCCCCCCAGGTGGCTGCGTCGGTTGCTGATCGCCCCCGCCGTGGTGGCGCTCGCGTTCGTCGTGGTGACCACGTTGCCGATCTGGGCGCTGCTCGCCGCAGCCGCGTCTCCGTTGGTCCCGGGTCGGTTGCGGCCGCTGCGGCTGCTCTGGATCGGCTGCGTCTACCTGGTCTGGGACGCCGCCGCACTGATCGCGCTCTTCCTGCTCTGGGTCGTCTCCGGCTTCGGCTGGCGGACCCGTTCCCCGGCCTTCCAACGCGCGCACTACGTGCTGGCCGGCTGGTTCCTGCGGGTGCTGTTCTGGCAGGCACGATGGACACTGCGGTTGCGCATCGACGTGGCGGGCACCGACCCGGACACCGCGCTGCCCGGCCGGCCCGAGGTGGTGCTCTGCCGGCACGCCGGGCCCGGCGACTCGTTCATCCTGATCCACGGGCTGGTCAACTGGTTCAACCGGGAGCCACGCATCGTCCTGAAGGACAGCCTCCAGTGGGATCCGGCGATCGACGTGCTGCTCAACAGGCTGCCCAACCGGTTCATCGCGCCGACGCCGGAGCGCGGCGAGGAGACGGTACGCCAGATCGGGCACCTGGCCGCGGGCCTGGACGACAACGACGCGTTCGTGATCTTCCCCGAGGGTGGCAACTTCACCCCCACGCGGCGACTGCGTGCCATCGCCCGGTTGCGTTCCCTCGGGCTGGAACGGATGGCGTTGCGCGCCGAGCGGATGCGTCACGTGCTCGCCCCGCAGCCCGGCGGGATGCTGGCCGCGCTGGACGCCGCCCCGGACGCCGGGGTCATCTTCGTCGCCCACACCGGGTTGGACCGGATGCTCACAGTGGCCGACGTCTGGCGGGAACTTCCGATGGACAAGCGGATCGTGATGCGGTTCTGGTCGGTGCCGCCGGAGGACGTGCCGACCGGGCGGCAGCAACGCATCGACTGGCTCTTCGACTGGTGGGCGCAGATCGATTCCTGGATCGCCGCCAACCGGTGA
- a CDS encoding patatin-like phospholipase family protein, with translation MAGGPVAFVLGGGGVLGAVEVGMLRALFRAGITPDMVLGTSIGAVNGALVAADPTEAVTDRLVRLWASPEASEVYGDSVARQLRRFAARTHLHSPRPLRRLLETELGVDTTFADLRVPFRCCAAHIERAAEHWFDSGPVVPAVLASASVPGLLPPMEINGAHYVDGGIVNSIPIGEAVAVGARCIYVLQVGRIERELTPPRRPWEIAQVAFEISRRHRFFREMAALPEGVEVHVLPTGGLNPRDDTPWAYRDMAAVGRRISRAYTASRRYLATHQER, from the coding sequence ATGGCGGGGGGACCGGTGGCATTCGTGCTCGGCGGCGGGGGCGTGCTCGGCGCGGTCGAGGTGGGCATGTTGCGCGCGTTGTTCCGGGCCGGCATCACGCCCGACATGGTGCTCGGCACCTCGATCGGCGCGGTGAACGGTGCGCTGGTCGCCGCCGACCCCACGGAGGCGGTGACCGACCGGCTGGTCCGACTCTGGGCCTCGCCGGAGGCGAGCGAGGTGTACGGGGACTCGGTCGCCCGGCAGTTGCGCCGCTTCGCCGCCCGTACCCATCTGCACTCACCTCGTCCACTGCGCCGGCTGCTGGAAACCGAACTGGGGGTGGACACCACCTTCGCCGACCTGCGGGTGCCGTTCCGCTGCTGCGCCGCGCACATCGAACGGGCGGCCGAGCACTGGTTCGACAGCGGCCCGGTGGTGCCGGCGGTGCTGGCGTCGGCCTCGGTGCCCGGCCTGTTGCCGCCCATGGAGATCAATGGCGCGCACTACGTCGACGGGGGCATCGTCAACTCCATCCCGATCGGCGAGGCGGTGGCCGTCGGCGCGCGCTGTATCTACGTCCTCCAGGTGGGCCGGATCGAACGGGAGTTGACTCCGCCCCGACGGCCGTGGGAGATCGCGCAGGTCGCGTTCGAGATCTCCCGCCGGCACCGGTTCTTCCGCGAGATGGCGGCGCTACCCGAGGGCGTGGAGGTGCACGTCCTGCCGACCGGAGGGCTGAACCCGCGCGACGACACGCCCTGGGCGTACCGGGACATGGCGGCCGTCGGACGGCGGATCAGTCGGGCGTACACCGCCTCCCGGCGCTACCTCGCCACCCACCAGGAGCGATGA
- a CDS encoding serine/threonine protein kinase: MKAALHPGRLLARRYRLLDQIGAGGMSVIWRARDEVLDRLVALKVLAPSLAADARFRGMVREEARAAAQLVHPHLTSVHDYGETVDPDGSITSFVVMELLDGEELELRLTEGPLPWAEAVQVGAQVAEALAAAHRLGIVHRDITPANVMMTGTGVKVLDFGIATRIGAPDEDEDGETFGTPAYVAPERLDGAPAQPSTDVYSLGVLLFEALTGRVPYPADTWEQLSAALTDGPPPTLAELPELPPPVARICLRSLARNPADRPTARQVATVLRGHLLPPDPPTATIRVPTQPLPPQPVQVAPTFDRAVAGSGWSRGRLALLLILAVGVTLAGVALLPEQRSTPRTQPSVGPTATSPSDPPVPASSAPTTPPATRPSTGAPTSSPGSLVEAASRVDGLISAGLGAGEIRDDVGLDLRNELRNLTAAVSSGRDELAPPVARLREKVAVRLGEGGISPGYASRLDAAIVELGAARV, from the coding sequence GTGAAGGCAGCACTGCATCCGGGCCGGTTGCTGGCTCGCAGATACCGACTTCTCGACCAGATCGGCGCCGGCGGCATGTCGGTCATCTGGCGTGCACGGGACGAGGTGCTGGACCGGCTGGTCGCGCTCAAGGTCCTCGCTCCTTCGCTGGCCGCCGACGCGCGTTTTCGGGGCATGGTGCGCGAGGAGGCCCGGGCCGCCGCCCAGCTGGTGCACCCTCACCTGACCTCGGTGCACGACTACGGCGAGACGGTCGATCCGGACGGGTCGATCACCTCGTTCGTGGTGATGGAGCTGCTCGACGGCGAGGAGTTGGAGCTGCGCCTCACCGAGGGGCCGTTGCCGTGGGCCGAGGCGGTCCAGGTGGGCGCGCAGGTCGCGGAGGCACTGGCCGCCGCGCACCGGCTCGGCATCGTGCACCGGGACATCACCCCGGCCAACGTGATGATGACCGGGACGGGCGTCAAGGTGCTCGACTTCGGCATCGCCACCCGGATCGGCGCACCGGACGAGGACGAGGACGGCGAAACCTTCGGCACCCCTGCCTATGTCGCACCGGAACGCCTGGACGGTGCGCCGGCCCAGCCGTCCACCGACGTGTACTCACTCGGCGTGCTGCTGTTCGAGGCGCTCACCGGCCGGGTGCCGTACCCGGCCGACACCTGGGAGCAGCTCAGCGCCGCACTGACCGACGGCCCGCCACCGACGCTCGCGGAGCTGCCGGAACTGCCGCCGCCGGTGGCCCGGATCTGCCTGCGCAGCCTCGCCCGGAATCCGGCCGATCGGCCCACCGCCCGGCAGGTCGCCACCGTGTTACGCGGCCACCTGCTGCCGCCCGATCCCCCGACCGCGACCATCCGGGTGCCCACCCAGCCCCTGCCCCCGCAGCCGGTCCAGGTCGCGCCGACGTTCGACCGGGCAGTGGCCGGGTCGGGTTGGTCCCGAGGACGGCTGGCGCTGCTGCTCATCCTCGCGGTCGGTGTGACGCTCGCCGGCGTGGCCCTGCTGCCGGAGCAGCGGTCGACACCCCGCACGCAGCCGTCGGTCGGCCCGACAGCGACCTCGCCGAGCGATCCACCGGTCCCGGCCTCGTCCGCGCCGACCACGCCCCCGGCGACGAGGCCGAGCACCGGTGCGCCCACGTCGAGTCCGGGCAGCCTGGTCGAGGCCGCCAGTCGGGTCGACGGGCTGATCAGCGCCGGGCTGGGCGCCGGGGAGATCCGCGACGACGTGGGCCTCGATCTGCGCAACGAGCTGCGCAACCTGACCGCCGCGGTCAGCTCCGGCCGCGACGAGCTGGCACCACCGGTGGCCCGGCTGCGCGAGAAGGTCGCGGTGCGCCTCGGCGAGGGAGGCATCAGTCCGGGGTACGCGTCCCGACTCGACGCCGCCATCGTCGAGCTGGGCGCGGCCCGGGTCTGA
- a CDS encoding glycosyltransferase family 4 protein, with translation MVVPPWLSVPPPGYGGLEQVVAALVDALSAQGHAVTLFGAGNDHGTAAGGFVSTVPEVQYERLGESLPELAHLARVNRLITAADFDVIHDHTTIGPLVAGRRAVPTVATVHGNPVGEYGDVLSDVDPGVALVAISHAQRRLNTDLPWAGTVHNALDIRGFPRKTEPGRGPVLWLARFSPDKGPEVAIRACREAGLPLLLAGKCNEPAERRYYEQVVAPLVDENVTVVFNADRAETLRMLVDARCLIMPIQWDEPFGMVMLEAMATGTPVVALNRGAVPELVRPGLTGLVCERPEELPAAVLAVEKLDPEDCVAHVAENFSVERMADDYVEVYRRFAAGRYDIRESARVSAR, from the coding sequence ATGGTGGTCCCGCCGTGGTTGTCAGTGCCGCCGCCCGGCTACGGCGGCCTCGAACAGGTCGTCGCCGCCCTGGTGGACGCGCTCAGCGCGCAGGGACACGCGGTCACGCTGTTCGGTGCCGGCAACGACCACGGCACGGCGGCCGGCGGATTCGTCTCCACAGTTCCCGAGGTCCAGTACGAGCGGCTCGGCGAGTCACTGCCGGAACTGGCCCACCTGGCCCGGGTGAACCGGCTGATCACAGCGGCCGACTTCGACGTGATCCACGACCACACCACGATCGGTCCGCTGGTCGCCGGCCGCCGGGCCGTGCCGACGGTCGCCACCGTGCACGGCAACCCCGTGGGGGAGTACGGCGACGTGCTGAGCGATGTCGACCCGGGCGTCGCCCTGGTGGCGATCTCGCACGCCCAACGCCGGTTGAACACCGACCTGCCCTGGGCCGGGACGGTGCACAACGCACTGGACATCCGTGGTTTTCCGCGTAAGACCGAGCCCGGCCGGGGGCCGGTGCTGTGGTTGGCCCGGTTCAGCCCGGACAAGGGCCCGGAGGTAGCCATCCGGGCCTGCCGGGAGGCGGGGTTGCCCCTGCTGCTGGCCGGCAAGTGCAACGAGCCGGCCGAGCGTCGCTACTACGAGCAGGTCGTCGCGCCGCTGGTCGACGAGAACGTGACAGTCGTGTTCAACGCCGACCGCGCGGAGACGTTGCGGATGCTCGTCGACGCCCGTTGCCTGATCATGCCGATCCAGTGGGACGAGCCGTTCGGCATGGTGATGCTGGAAGCGATGGCGACCGGCACGCCGGTGGTGGCGCTCAACCGGGGTGCGGTGCCGGAGTTGGTGCGGCCCGGGCTGACCGGCCTGGTCTGCGAACGGCCGGAGGAGCTACCCGCCGCGGTGCTCGCGGTCGAGAAGCTCGACCCGGAGGACTGCGTGGCGCACGTCGCGGAGAACTTCTCGGTCGAGCGGATGGCGGACGACTACGTCGAGGTCTACCGACGCTTCGCCGCCGGTCGGTACGACATTCGCGAATCGGCCCGGGTCTCGGCCCGCTGA
- a CDS encoding BON domain-containing protein: protein MTDVVDVRDDQRIQRDVLAHLAWDAQLQPNEIGVSVDRGVVTLTGFVDGAARSWAATRCAQRVRGVRAVADEIEVRLPGTPGRTDAEVAIAAARALEWDSFVPAERLDVTVANGWLMLRGEVEFGWQRRAAEGEVRRLDGVRGITNLIEVRPPAPPAERLRRDVQRALARTIGAERVTVEVDGDTLVLAGVVRSWWERDQVERVAWSAPGVRVVHDQLLVGG from the coding sequence ATGACCGACGTGGTGGATGTCCGCGACGACCAGCGGATCCAACGCGACGTCCTGGCGCACCTCGCCTGGGACGCCCAGCTCCAACCGAACGAGATCGGCGTGAGCGTCGACCGGGGTGTGGTCACCCTGACCGGCTTCGTCGACGGTGCCGCCCGCAGTTGGGCCGCGACGCGGTGCGCCCAGCGGGTTCGCGGAGTCCGGGCGGTGGCCGACGAGATCGAGGTGCGGCTGCCCGGTACACCGGGGCGTACCGACGCCGAGGTCGCCATCGCCGCCGCCCGCGCGCTGGAGTGGGACAGTTTCGTGCCCGCCGAGCGGCTGGACGTGACAGTGGCCAACGGGTGGCTGATGCTCCGCGGTGAGGTCGAGTTCGGGTGGCAGCGGCGTGCCGCCGAGGGGGAGGTGCGCCGGCTCGACGGCGTGCGGGGGATCACCAACCTGATCGAGGTACGACCGCCCGCGCCACCGGCCGAGCGGCTGCGTCGGGACGTACAGCGGGCGCTGGCGCGCACCATCGGGGCCGAGCGGGTGACCGTCGAGGTGGACGGCGACACGCTCGTCCTTGCCGGGGTGGTCCGCTCCTGGTGGGAACGTGACCAGGTCGAGCGGGTGGCCTGGTCCGCGCCGGGCGTACGGGTGGTGCACGACCAACTCCTGGTGGGCGGGTGA
- a CDS encoding trypsin-like peptidase domain-containing protein, translating into MTEFESDPQRRPAPTDAEPSHPTAELSRDERVQSDSPTTPIEVVSTAGDDTPTSAVTPAGYAGSSASAAQPAAAQPATAPPTGYEPPTGYQPSAATPSAPPYPVSGHPAPGQPGYPQPAAGHYPGAAWYQGQQSGWAGGGQPGMAYAQHQQHPGQHAQHPGQHPQHPGQPVPPWGPQVAPPGSGPRPGRIAKFAGAGVAVFALMLGSGVAGGALALALDGDGGGITRTYSAAPVINGADLPKIAASVQDSVVSITTDSGEGSGVVLSADGYVLTNNHVVASAAGGNVLVIFADGKKAEAKVIGTDPKTDLAVVKANGVNDLKPATFGDSDAMQVGDQVLALGSPLGLQGSVTSGILSARDRTIRAGEGQPQDPTQQQSQTVSSISGLLQTDAPINPGNSGGALVNTRGEVIGVNTAIATSGQSTGNIGVGFAIPSNKAKDVAGKLQRGEKVSHPSLGVGVNQAEGGGALVASVTPNSPAEKAGLQRGDVVTRFGDKPVNDSDDLVGAVQAGKVGDRVEVQFKRNGVEKTVTVTLAETP; encoded by the coding sequence ATGACCGAGTTCGAGTCCGACCCGCAGCGCCGGCCGGCCCCCACCGACGCCGAGCCGTCGCACCCCACCGCCGAGCTGTCGCGCGACGAGCGCGTGCAGTCCGACTCCCCGACCACCCCCATCGAGGTCGTCTCCACCGCCGGTGACGACACGCCGACCAGCGCCGTGACCCCGGCCGGGTACGCCGGCTCCTCCGCGTCCGCCGCTCAGCCGGCCGCCGCTCAGCCGGCTACTGCTCCGCCGACCGGGTACGAGCCGCCGACCGGCTACCAGCCCTCGGCCGCCACTCCGTCCGCGCCGCCGTACCCGGTCTCCGGCCACCCGGCGCCCGGCCAGCCCGGCTACCCACAGCCGGCCGCCGGTCACTACCCCGGCGCTGCCTGGTACCAGGGCCAGCAGTCCGGCTGGGCCGGCGGGGGCCAGCCGGGCATGGCGTACGCCCAGCACCAGCAGCACCCCGGACAGCACGCCCAGCACCCCGGACAGCACCCGCAACACCCGGGCCAGCCGGTCCCGCCGTGGGGCCCGCAGGTCGCGCCGCCCGGCAGCGGTCCCCGACCGGGTCGGATCGCCAAGTTCGCCGGTGCCGGCGTCGCGGTGTTCGCCCTGATGCTCGGTTCCGGCGTGGCCGGCGGGGCGCTCGCGCTCGCCCTCGACGGCGACGGCGGTGGTATCACCCGCACCTACTCCGCAGCTCCGGTGATCAACGGCGCGGACCTGCCGAAGATCGCCGCGTCGGTGCAGGACAGCGTCGTCTCGATCACCACCGACAGCGGTGAGGGCTCCGGAGTGGTGCTCAGCGCCGACGGGTACGTACTGACCAACAACCACGTGGTGGCCTCCGCCGCCGGCGGCAACGTGTTGGTGATCTTCGCGGATGGCAAGAAGGCCGAGGCGAAGGTCATCGGCACCGACCCGAAGACCGACCTGGCCGTGGTCAAGGCCAACGGGGTGAACGATCTCAAGCCAGCCACGTTCGGTGACAGCGACGCCATGCAGGTCGGTGACCAGGTCCTGGCCCTGGGCAGCCCGCTCGGCCTGCAGGGCTCGGTGACCTCGGGCATCCTCAGCGCCCGCGACCGCACCATCCGGGCCGGTGAGGGTCAGCCGCAGGACCCGACCCAGCAGCAGAGCCAGACCGTCAGCTCGATCTCCGGCCTGCTCCAGACCGACGCGCCGATCAACCCCGGCAACTCCGGCGGCGCGCTGGTCAACACCCGGGGCGAGGTGATCGGCGTCAACACCGCCATCGCTACCTCCGGCCAGAGCACCGGCAACATCGGCGTCGGCTTCGCCATCCCCAGCAACAAGGCCAAGGACGTCGCGGGCAAGCTCCAGCGCGGCGAGAAGGTCAGCCACCCGTCGCTCGGGGTCGGCGTCAACCAGGCCGAGGGCGGCGGCGCGCTCGTCGCGTCGGTCACCCCGAACAGCCCGGCCGAGAAGGCCGGCCTGCAGCGCGGCGACGTCGTCACCCGGTTCGGTGACAAGCCGGTGAACGACTCCGACGACCTGGTCGGCGCGGTGCAGGCCGGCAAGGTCGGCGACCGGGTCGAGGTGCAGTTCAAGCGCAACGGTGTCGAGAAGACCGTGACCGTGACGCTCGCCGAGACTCCGTGA
- a CDS encoding HAMP domain-containing sensor histidine kinase, whose protein sequence is MNPVQQAKGRVRGVPLRIKLVTSVLALVAVALLVISVSTAYFLHNYLVDQIDWELKSSAKGIQSITPQTNSVSLPSDYVVVLTDPRTGQVQIPVYDTTRFRVDDLPPWPGDASGFQTQEAAQGGVPRTVRARDSSVRWRMLYTELPNGQVAAIGQHLTDVDLAVKRLAWIDLLVGGAVLIMLASVGAAIVRTSLKPLVEIERTAAAIAGGDLTRRVPDPEQGEEHPTSELGRLSRALNAMLTQIEAAFTARAASETSARWAESAARDAAAAAQASEARAIRSEERMRQFVADASHELRTPLTTIRGFAELYRQGAARAPEQTAGLLRRIEDEAARMGLLVEDLLLLARLDRERPLSLTPVELPVLASDAVQAARAIAPDRSIELEIAPDAGPLVVSADDARLRQVIGNLVTNALTHTPADAEIRVRLHSEPGGFAVVEVADTGPGLSPEQAERVFERFYRADAARTRRADGNTGTGLGLAIVAALVAAHHGSVEVAETPGGGATFRVRLPLLPQADDAGE, encoded by the coding sequence GTGAACCCGGTCCAGCAGGCGAAGGGACGGGTGCGCGGGGTTCCACTGCGGATCAAGCTGGTCACCTCGGTGCTGGCGCTGGTCGCCGTCGCGCTGTTGGTGATCAGCGTTTCGACCGCGTACTTCCTGCACAACTACCTGGTCGACCAGATCGACTGGGAGCTGAAGAGCTCCGCCAAGGGGATCCAGTCCATCACGCCGCAGACGAACTCCGTCTCGCTGCCCAGCGACTACGTGGTCGTGCTGACCGACCCGAGGACCGGCCAGGTGCAGATCCCCGTCTACGACACGACCCGCTTCCGGGTGGACGATCTGCCACCGTGGCCGGGCGACGCGAGCGGTTTCCAGACGCAGGAGGCGGCCCAGGGCGGCGTCCCACGCACCGTCCGGGCCCGGGACAGCTCGGTGCGCTGGCGGATGCTCTACACCGAGTTGCCCAACGGTCAGGTGGCCGCGATCGGCCAGCACCTGACCGACGTCGACCTAGCCGTCAAGCGACTCGCCTGGATCGACCTGCTGGTCGGCGGCGCGGTGTTGATCATGCTGGCCTCGGTCGGTGCGGCGATCGTCCGGACCAGCCTCAAACCGCTGGTGGAGATCGAACGTACCGCCGCCGCCATCGCCGGCGGTGACCTGACCCGCCGGGTGCCCGACCCGGAGCAAGGGGAGGAGCATCCCACCTCTGAGCTGGGGCGGCTCTCCCGCGCGCTGAACGCGATGCTCACCCAGATCGAGGCGGCGTTCACCGCCCGAGCCGCCTCGGAGACCTCGGCGCGCTGGGCGGAGAGCGCCGCCCGCGACGCCGCCGCCGCGGCTCAGGCGTCCGAGGCGCGGGCCATCCGCTCCGAGGAACGGATGCGGCAGTTCGTCGCCGACGCCTCGCACGAACTGCGGACCCCGCTGACCACCATTCGGGGCTTCGCCGAGCTGTACCGGCAGGGTGCGGCCCGTGCGCCGGAGCAGACCGCCGGCCTGCTGCGCCGGATCGAGGACGAGGCGGCCCGGATGGGGCTGCTGGTGGAGGACCTGCTGCTGCTCGCCCGACTGGACCGGGAACGACCGCTCTCGCTGACCCCGGTGGAGTTGCCGGTGCTCGCCTCCGACGCGGTGCAGGCCGCGCGGGCGATCGCCCCGGATCGGAGCATCGAGCTGGAGATCGCACCCGATGCGGGCCCGCTCGTCGTCTCCGCCGACGACGCCCGGCTACGACAGGTGATCGGAAACCTGGTCACCAACGCGCTGACCCACACCCCTGCGGACGCCGAGATCCGCGTGCGGTTGCACAGCGAACCGGGGGGCTTCGCCGTGGTGGAGGTGGCCGACACCGGCCCCGGCCTCTCCCCGGAGCAGGCCGAACGGGTCTTCGAGCGGTTCTACCGGGCGGACGCGGCGCGGACCCGGCGAGCCGACGGCAACACCGGCACCGGCCTCGGCCTGGCCATCGTGGCGGCGCTGGTCGCCGCCCACCACGGCTCGGTCGAGGTGGCCGAGACGCCCGGCGGCGGGGCGACCTTCCGGGTCCGGCTGCCGCTGCTGCCACAGGCCGACGACGCCGGCGAGTGA
- a CDS encoding response regulator transcription factor, which yields MPATQTEARLLVVEDDPNILELLSASLRFAGFDVATATSGSAALNAAKDHRPDLVVLDVMLPDLDGFEVIRMLREGGTRTPVVFLTARDATDDKIRGLTLGGDDYVTKPFSLEELTARIRAVLRRTTTGEQAPSRLTFADLELDEETHEVHRAGQRVQLSPTEFKLLRYLMLNANRVLSKAQILDHVWNYDFRGDDNIVESYISYLRRKVDTTQPRLIHTLRGVGYVLRKPAA from the coding sequence ATGCCCGCTACCCAGACCGAGGCGCGACTCCTCGTGGTCGAGGACGACCCCAACATCCTCGAACTGCTCTCCGCGAGCCTGCGGTTCGCGGGCTTCGACGTGGCCACCGCGACCAGTGGGAGCGCGGCGCTCAACGCCGCCAAGGACCACCGGCCCGACCTGGTGGTGCTCGACGTGATGCTCCCCGACCTGGACGGGTTCGAGGTCATCCGGATGCTCCGCGAGGGCGGCACGCGTACCCCGGTGGTGTTCCTGACCGCCCGGGACGCCACCGACGACAAGATCCGTGGGCTGACCCTGGGCGGCGACGACTACGTCACCAAGCCGTTCAGCCTGGAGGAGCTGACCGCCCGGATCCGGGCCGTGCTGCGTCGCACCACGACCGGCGAGCAGGCCCCGTCCCGGCTCACCTTCGCCGACCTGGAGTTGGACGAGGAGACCCACGAGGTGCACCGGGCCGGGCAGCGGGTGCAGCTCTCGCCGACCGAGTTCAAGCTGCTGCGCTACCTGATGCTCAACGCCAACCGGGTGCTGTCCAAGGCGCAGATCCTCGACCACGTCTGGAACTACGACTTCCGTGGTGACGACAACATCGTCGAGTCCTACATCTCCTACCTGCGGCGCAAGGTCGACACCACCCAACCCCGGCTGATCCACACCCTGCGTGGCGTCGGGTACGTCCTGCGCAAGCCGGCGGCGTGA
- a CDS encoding PadR family transcriptional regulator, whose translation MTAVFSHGRLRLYLLKLLDDGPKHGYELIRLLEDRFLGLYAPSAGTIYPRLQRLEAEGLVSHTAAGGRKTYDITDAGRAELHQRAGELTELEADIAASVADLSSLAGEIRSEVRGSVRDLKRELSEATRQTRRARWETPAPSPRPASAAGPDAALLDEFDKRLAAFTTEVGRLVRARRFSETQLRTAIRLLDGALDGLRRLLR comes from the coding sequence GTGACCGCCGTGTTCAGCCACGGACGGCTCCGGCTCTACCTGCTCAAGCTCCTCGACGACGGCCCGAAGCACGGGTACGAGCTGATCCGCCTTCTGGAGGACCGGTTCCTCGGGCTCTACGCGCCCAGCGCCGGCACCATCTATCCCCGCCTGCAACGGCTGGAGGCCGAGGGCCTGGTCAGCCACACCGCAGCCGGCGGCCGCAAGACGTACGACATCACCGACGCCGGCCGTGCCGAGCTGCACCAGCGGGCCGGCGAGTTGACCGAGTTGGAAGCCGACATCGCCGCCTCGGTGGCGGACCTGTCCAGCCTGGCCGGCGAGATCCGCAGCGAGGTACGCGGGTCGGTGCGCGATCTCAAGCGGGAGCTGAGCGAGGCCACCCGGCAGACCCGGCGTGCCCGGTGGGAGACGCCCGCTCCGTCGCCCCGTCCGGCGTCGGCCGCCGGGCCGGACGCCGCGCTGCTCGACGAGTTCGACAAGCGGCTGGCCGCGTTCACCACCGAGGTGGGCCGACTCGTGCGGGCCCGACGGTTCAGCGAAACGCAGCTACGCACCGCGATCCGGTTGCTCGACGGTGCCCTGGACGGGCTGCGCCGCCTGCTGCGCTGA
- a CDS encoding DUF4097 family beta strand repeat-containing protein, protein MAGWTIESPQRLTMDGPVTRLDVRLVSGRLNVVATEGPTRIDVTQVGRRPVLIDLSDGRLSIRQERGHGWADVRRWFRMIHRYPRVDVSVAVPADVLADLGLVAGSVVASGLRRQTSVHVTAGQITLMGLRGNTSATITSGPVEALGVRGDLTLETVSGEVILADSAADRVRAQTVSGAITCDLDNPRRSEIRLTTISGGITVRVREDSDLAVQLHTASGRITSGFPQIRTSTFPLRSSEGVLGAGDGKLWASATSGSIALLARAVDDDSEELP, encoded by the coding sequence ATGGCCGGGTGGACGATCGAGAGCCCGCAGCGGCTCACCATGGACGGCCCGGTCACCCGGCTCGACGTCCGGCTGGTGAGCGGACGGCTCAACGTGGTCGCCACCGAGGGCCCGACCCGGATCGACGTCACGCAGGTCGGTCGTCGGCCGGTCCTGATCGATCTTTCCGACGGCCGGCTCAGCATCCGCCAGGAGCGCGGCCACGGCTGGGCGGACGTCCGGCGCTGGTTCCGGATGATCCACCGCTACCCCCGGGTGGACGTCTCCGTAGCCGTGCCCGCCGACGTCCTCGCCGACCTGGGCCTGGTCGCCGGCTCGGTGGTCGCCTCCGGCCTGCGCCGGCAGACCAGTGTGCACGTCACCGCTGGTCAGATCACCCTGATGGGCCTGCGCGGCAACACCTCCGCGACCATCACCTCGGGGCCGGTGGAGGCGCTCGGCGTCCGTGGCGACCTCACGCTGGAGACGGTCTCCGGGGAGGTGATCCTCGCCGACAGCGCCGCCGACCGGGTGCGCGCGCAGACCGTCTCCGGCGCGATCACCTGCGACCTGGACAACCCTCGGCGCAGCGAGATCCGGTTGACCACCATCTCGGGCGGCATCACCGTCCGGGTCCGCGAGGACAGCGATCTCGCCGTCCAACTGCACACCGCCTCCGGCCGGATCACCAGCGGGTTCCCGCAGATCCGCACCTCGACATTCCCACTGCGCAGCAGCGAGGGAGTGCTCGGAGCGGGCGACGGTAAGCTCTGGGCTTCCGCGACCTCGGGGAGCATCGCCCTGCTCGCCCGAGCCGTCGACGACGATTCCGAGGAGCTGCCGTGA